A part of Paenibacillus sp. sptzw28 genomic DNA contains:
- a CDS encoding CDP-alcohol phosphatidyltransferase family protein → MNLPNLLTMLRFALIPVYVFIFASGQMIGAFFIIVAAGLTDILDGYLARKHGQVTTIGAMLDPLADKTMMITVILSLLITGHIPWSAGAAIFIRDLGMIIGSAFFHFRGKKTVPAIWMGKLTTVLYYAAIMFIFFELPFARTYLWAVIAFSFVTSIIYIFLFVALNKDEGDGGSEDSKPGVESS, encoded by the coding sequence TTGAATCTGCCTAATTTGTTGACGATGCTGCGGTTTGCATTGATTCCCGTTTACGTCTTCATATTCGCATCGGGACAAATGATCGGGGCGTTCTTCATCATCGTAGCAGCCGGTTTGACGGACATTCTGGATGGCTATCTGGCCAGAAAGCACGGTCAGGTTACGACCATTGGAGCGATGCTCGATCCGCTGGCCGATAAGACGATGATGATTACGGTAATCTTATCGCTGCTTATTACGGGACATATTCCCTGGAGCGCGGGCGCGGCTATTTTTATACGGGATTTAGGCATGATAATCGGTTCCGCGTTTTTTCATTTTCGGGGGAAGAAAACAGTTCCGGCCATTTGGATGGGCAAGCTCACTACAGTGCTGTATTACGCGGCCATTATGTTTATTTTTTTCGAACTCCCTTTTGCAAGAACGTATTTGTGGGCCGTTATCGCCTTTTCGTTCGTGACGTCGATCATCTACATTTTCCTGTTTGTCGCTCTAAATAAAGACGAAGGCGACGGCGGTAGTGAAGATAGTAAGCCGGGCGTCGAGAGCTCTTGA
- the fabZ gene encoding 3-hydroxyacyl-ACP dehydratase FabZ, with translation MLDIRQIQEIIPHRPPFLLIDRIIEVEEGKRAVGIKNVTMNEPYFTGHFPQFPVMPGVLIVEALAQVGTVAILMVEANRGKIGFFAGIDNFRFRGQVTPGDTLTLEVEITRLKGMIGKGQATAKVGDKVVAEGEIMFALRDPE, from the coding sequence ATGCTGGATATCAGGCAAATTCAAGAAATCATTCCCCATCGTCCACCGTTTCTGCTTATTGACCGCATCATCGAGGTCGAGGAAGGAAAACGGGCAGTGGGTATAAAAAACGTCACGATGAATGAACCGTATTTCACAGGCCACTTTCCGCAATTCCCGGTAATGCCGGGGGTTCTTATTGTCGAAGCGCTGGCACAGGTCGGTACGGTCGCCATTCTGATGGTCGAAGCCAACCGGGGGAAAATCGGCTTCTTCGCGGGAATAGACAACTTCAGGTTCCGCGGACAAGTAACCCCGGGAGATACTCTTACCCTTGAGGTTGAAATTACCCGGCTTAAAGGCATGATCGGTAAAGGACAAGCAACTGCCAAGGTTGGCGATAAAGTCGTTGCAGAAGGCGAAATCATGTTTGCTCTTCGAGATCCTGAATGA